A window of Sagittula sp. P11 genomic DNA:
AGATCGTCACCGGGCCCAGCACCAAGAGCGAGAACGGGTTGTGCAGCCCCCCGGTCAGGTACAGCAGGAAACACAACTGCAGCAGGTCGAACATCACCATCAGGAAGTTTTCGGTCTCCGACAGGCGCTTGCTTTCGGGGAAGACGAAGATGGCGACGAGGTTGCCGACGACCGATGTGCCGACGGCGAGGTAGGCCAGCCCAAGCTCGAGCTGGAGGTTGTACAGCCGTTGCGCGATCGTGATCGCTGCAAGCTGGCCAAGGATGGCGACCCAGCGTAACAGGATCATCGTGCGGAGACGGATCCAGTTGCTGCGCTGCTCTTCGCCGATCAGACCGAGTTCAGTTGTGCTCATTGGGATTGTTTCGTCTGTCGCGCTTGGTTAGGCAAGTGTTGGATGACATTCCGCAAACAATATGTGTTCCGCCGAGGAGAGTGCCCATGACCCGAACCTTGTCCTATGCCGCGATCGGCGCGGTCGTCGTTTTGCTGGGTGGCACCTTCGCGGCCTCCGCCGGCTGGCTTGACGGCTTGTTCGGCGGCAGTTCGGACGACGTGTACGCCAACTGCCGCGAGGGGGTTGTTGCGGGCGACATCGGCGGGCCTTTCGAACTGGTGGACAAGGACGGCAACACGGTGACCGACGCGGACGTCATCACCGAGCCGGCGCTGGTCTATTTCGGCTACACCTTCTGCCCGGACGTCTGCCCCTTCGACACGGCGCGCAACGCGGATGCGGTCGACCTGCTGGCGGACCGCGGGATGAGCGTCACGCCGGTCTTCATCACCATCGACCCTGAGCGGGACACGCCCGAAGCGGTCGGCGAGTTCGCCTCCAACCTGCATCCAAAGATGGTCGGGCTGACGGGCTCTGCCGAGCAGATCAAGGCCGCCAGCCAAGCCTATCGCACTTACTACAAGAAGCAGGACGGCGATCCGGACTACTACCTCGTGGACCACTCCACCTTCACGTACCTCGTCCTGCCGGGGGCAGGGTTCGTCGACTACTTCCGCCGCGAGGTCACGCCGGAACAGATGGCAGACCGTGTCGCCTGCTTCATAGAAGCCACTTGACAGCGGCAAGTGGTAGCGTTTGACCCCACCAGTAGGCGTGGTTAATAGTGATCCCCACGGCAGCGCAGCGGGAGACAGGCCTTGGCAGAACGCGACATAGACGACCTGGGCGACGACAAGTCCCTGCTGCTCGTTGACGACGACGAACCGTTCCTGAGGCGCCTGGCCAAGGCCATGGAAAAACGTGGTTTCGAGGTCGAGATGGCAGGCTCTGTTGCGGCGGGATCGGCCATCGCCACGGCGCGGCCCCCGGCCTATGCGGTCGTCGACCTGCGGCTCGAGGACGGCAACGGACTGGACGTGGTGGAGGTGCTGCGCGAGAAGCGGCCCGATTCGCGGATCGTTGTCCTGACGGGCTATGGCGCCATTGCGACGGCGGTCGCCGCGGTCAAGATCGGTGCCACGGATTACCTGTCGAAACCGGCGGATGCGACCGACATCACCAATGCGCTTCTGTCGAAGGGCGACGAACTTCCGCCGCCACCGGAGAACCCGATGAGCGCCGACCGCGTGCGGTGGGAGCACATCCAGAGGGTTTACGAGCTGTGCGACCGCAACGTGTCCGAGACCGCCCGCCGGTTGAACATGCACAGGCGCACCCTGCAGCGGATCCTCGCGAAGCGGTCGCCGCGCTGAGCGACAGCTCGTAGGGCGGGGCTGTGCGCCGCCCGTCCCGAGGTCACAGCAGGCTGATGCGGGACCGGGCGGAGACCGCCTCGTCCTCCAGCGTTTCGATCGACATGATGTGCCAGTCGAGCCCGGTCTGTCCCTTGGCACCGGCATCCTTCAGCGCCAGTTTCGCCGCGCGCGCCTGTTCCGCCGACATCGACAGCGCCTGGGCAACCTCTGCACGGGCTGCCCGGATCTCGTCCAGTCGCCCGGCGTAGGCCTTGCCCGAAATCTCTCCCGCCGCGTGCGCCGCCTTCAGGTCGGCGATTTCCTGGTCTTGCGACTCCAGCAGGCCCGGCATCGTCTCTGTCAGCGTGGCCATCTGCTTCTGCGCCCCGGAAATCGCCGGGGTCACGCGGGACAGGGACACGAGTTCGACCCGTTCCCTAACCTTCCTCTGCCCGACGGCGTTGCCCACCACGGCCCCTGCGGCACCGCCGGCCAGCGCGCCCACCAGACACTTGCCGCCTTCCGACGCCGACACCACGGCCAGGCCGCAGCCGGCGGCTGCGCCGATGGCCGCGCCCTGCATTGTCGTGCGGCGCAGGATGTCCTTGGTCATCTGGTCCAGCGCCCGCGCCTGTTCGACCATCGCGTCGTCCGCCCCGTCCTGCGTCGCCGTGAAGGAGAGCGCCGATGCGTTGCGGCTGACCGACGGCATCTGACCGCATGCGGCTACACTCATGACGATGACGGACAGGACGAGGATCTTGGCAGGCAACACGGGTTCACTCCTTGAGGTATCGAAACAATGCGGGGCCTGGGCCGCGCTTTGTTCGCTATTTCAGGGAAATGGGGCCAGATTTTGACAAAGTGATCCCAATTGAACGGCGTTCTAGGAATGCTCCACAATCAGAGCGGGTATCGCTTCACGATCCGGTCGACCACCCTGCCGTCCTTCCGGGTCACGTCCCCGGGGATCACATGGTCGTCCGCAAACCCCATGTGGCCGTAATACCCGAGGCCGGAGTCG
This region includes:
- a CDS encoding SCO family protein, producing MTRTLSYAAIGAVVVLLGGTFAASAGWLDGLFGGSSDDVYANCREGVVAGDIGGPFELVDKDGNTVTDADVITEPALVYFGYTFCPDVCPFDTARNADAVDLLADRGMSVTPVFITIDPERDTPEAVGEFASNLHPKMVGLTGSAEQIKAASQAYRTYYKKQDGDPDYYLVDHSTFTYLVLPGAGFVDYFRREVTPEQMADRVACFIEAT
- a CDS encoding ActR/PrrA/RegA family redox response regulator transcription factor, whose translation is MAERDIDDLGDDKSLLLVDDDEPFLRRLAKAMEKRGFEVEMAGSVAAGSAIATARPPAYAVVDLRLEDGNGLDVVEVLREKRPDSRIVVLTGYGAIATAVAAVKIGATDYLSKPADATDITNALLSKGDELPPPPENPMSADRVRWEHIQRVYELCDRNVSETARRLNMHRRTLQRILAKRSPR